The following nucleotide sequence is from Paroedura picta isolate Pp20150507F chromosome 1, Ppicta_v3.0, whole genome shotgun sequence.
caaggGAATGGCTGATTGCCACTCTGGGATGGCAGGCGAATTCCCTCCAGGTaacgctggattctggagatttttgttgtgtgtggggggatcatttggcatgaaactggggtcaccgtgggtgggcaggtagttgtgagttcctgcattgtgcagggggttggactagataaccctggagatcccatccaactctatgattctattcttcttGTGCCTTTATGTTGACCACAGATCGCCACAAAGACCACgagcacccttcccttcccaaatcctaCCGCCCCAGGGCACTCACCATTCCCAGCACAAACTCAGCCGTGGTGTCGATGACGACGCCCAGTTCGCGGTACTGGCCGGAGTAGCGGATGTAGCCCCAGGCCAGGAGACAGATGAGCAGCAACCCAACCACTACGTTGCAGAGCTGCGAGACGATGTCCAGGCCAACGTAGCCCGTGATGCTGGAGCTCAGGTAGAGGGAGACGATGCCGCTGAAGATGATTGCAGGCGTCCGGAAGGTGTTGAAGATGTTCTTGCTCTGGTTGTGCTTGCTAAAGTCCTCAAAGAGCTCTTCCATCTCCCGGACCAGCTCCTCCTCGTAGCGCTGGCTGAACTCTTTGCCCCCCATCTTCTTGATGCGCTGGAAGTGCTGCAGGGCCAGGGTGCTCTGCATGCGATGCTTCTCCGCCAGCAGCTCTGGCGAGACATACGGCTTGTCCCCGCCGCATAGCTGGAGGAAAGAGCAAGAGGGGTTCGTGGACAGACACAAAAataggagtccccaacctttttgggcTTATGGGCTCCTTTTGAATTCTGCAAAATGGCTGTCGCAGGAGGCGGAGTCATCCACGAAAAAGGCTGCCACAGCTGACCTTCAGTCACCCAGGGAAGATCTTCATGATGTGGTCAATCAAATCTGGCCAATCTGAAGCCCTGCTGGTCGAGAGTcccacctggccccgcccacctCCTAAAATCttttggtgggtgccaggaaaggtgtctgaAGGACACATGGTGCCCCTGGGCAGCACATTGGGGATCCCTGGACAAAGCCATTTCAGTGTAGGGAAAATAATCCGTGCgtttacaccccacctttctccccattggagACCCTAAGTGGCTCTCATTgtcctctctcctccattttatcctcactacacTCCTGTGAGGTTGGctggtgtgtgactggcccaaagtcagccagcggGATtccgtggcagagcagggatttgaatgaaggtctcccagatccttgtctagcgctcttagccactacactacaCTTGTCCCCCCAGGGGAGATTTAAAACTGTTGAACCTAAAAAGAGGAcagcagcttttttaaaaaagcaaattctCTAAAAGTCAGTGGGAAAATTAATGGGTAACTGCACATTTGCGGGACATCCCAGTGTCACGGTGTTAGGGAATTCACCGGCATCAGATGCAACAGCAGCCACCAGCACAGGTGCCTTTGAAAAGGGATCAGACAAATCAaagaaggagagggaaggggccatggttcagttggcagagcaactgcttggcatgccaaaggtcccaggttcaatccctggcaactccagttaaaaggaccagcaaGCTACCAAGGTAGTTAACTTCAAACTACTAAGAggggcagtggcagagcatctgtttggcatgcagacagtcccaggttcaatcccccagaTCTCTAGTAAAGATCAGGTTGaaggtgttgtgaaagacctctgcctgacaccGTGGAGAACTGTTgagtttgatggaccaatggtctgattcagcacagAAAGGCTTCACATATCCAAGTGAGAAGGCAGTCAAGACCACCAGCCACAGCAGCTAAAGCGATGGTTCTCCATGCCATGCAATGAAAGAAGCGCCAAGCTGGCCACTGCACTGAGAAAGGATGACTATTCTGTGAGCTGCATGGATTTGTAGAACATCCAAGGTGGAAAGTGTCCCAGAGTCTACCTGGGCAAGAAAGCCGTAGAGGGCCAGGTAGCTTAAGCCAGTAAGAGTTGGTGGGTGTGGTCAATGTTCCTAAGCAGGTGCAGGAAGGGAAGATATGGGAGAAGTTTCAAGGACTTGGGTTACAGTTTAGATTACAAAAGGGGAGGGAAGCGGAGATTgcagaatgttttattgtttttatgggtggagggatggatggagggatggatggatggatggatgcatggatggatgcgTGGATGcgtggatggatgcatggatggatatGCCCagttcactcacacacacacacacacacacacacggcaagCCCTTTTCTGCAGTCCTCTCACCTTTTCCATGTTGGTGTAATACATGTCCTTGGCCGAAGCGACGGCAGCCAAGTTATTGGCTTCAGCAGTGGCCTGGGAGGATAGGAGAACAAAGGCAGTCTACGTTTGCCAACAGTTCCACCCTTCTATTCCCACGAACCTCTGAGGGTCCTCTGCCCAACTCTGCAGCTTTCTGTACCCTCCTCAAAGGTGGTAGACACCCCCACGCACTTCTGACCATACCTTGGCAATCATAAGGTCTAGAAACCtgggtgcttttaaaaataaaagctattTCTAAGCAGCTGAATTGCACACCCCACACATCCCAATCAGCAGCTGCACCAACAATGCCGTGCTCCAGTACCTTCCCAGGAACAGGAAGAGATTCAGCACATGATAGGACAGAGGGCAGAAAAAACAGACATCTCCACCCACCTGTGCTCTAGGCTTGGCTCCTTCCCATATGAAGGTACTTTCTAtcaagtcagaccactggtccgtTCTGCCCAGTGGCTCTGCAGGAAAATGAGGTCTTTCCTGGGTGCTTTAACAGCTGGAGAATGATCCTGGAACTTCCAGAAAGCATGAACCCtacaccagcatttgctggcaggggctcttgggaagtctagtccatgtacatctggaggaccacaggttgactacccctgccctacacccaCCAAGCTATAGCCTGTGTCGAGTTACTGCTGAGGACGGGCCACCCACACACAATTAGAAGCTCTGCTTTCTCTAGCCAGGTATGCTCCATGCAGTTCCCTGTAGTTCAGATCCCGCCATGCACACTTGGCTGGATGATTAAAATAATGGACCTCTGAGATTCAGCCAGGTCAAACAAAGGTACTTCCCATATTCTCAGTTTCCTCACTtgctcgggcgggggggggggggggtcctgtctcatgaatgttttgctccctccagtggtccccagattggtgcagtggttaggattgcaccaccttcttctaatctggcaagctgggtttgatttcgcgctcccccacatagagccagctgggtgagcttgttttgaccaagcagtgatctcagggctctctcagcctcacctcaagACATACACtgaatagtgcactttcaatccactttaaatgcactttagcaATTGTTTGCAATTGGATCTGGCCATTTCATCTGGAAAAATCCCATTGCAAAGTACACTGAACGTCAATGAGAAGTTACTCATCAGGTGTGGAAGTGTCCAAAAGACTCACCTGCAACATGGACTTGGGGTGAGGCAGATCTTCTCCTTGGTAGATCTTGATATAAGCCTGGAAATTAGTAAATGCAAATGGCCCGTGAACAAAAGAAATAGCATGAGAATTCGAGCAATTCTCATCCTTTATATGCAAAGACCTTAAGGAGAAAGAATGGTTAATGGCTAGAGCagccttactcaacttttttaccactgagaaacccctgaaatatttttcagggttcaagaaactccagaagtggggtgattgtgcagaatatggttgggaagcagagctgtggacacgcccaccttgggcccctccccttcccaccccctccaggcccatcattggccattttgggaggggggaagcaggttgacgtgaccacatatgatcatatcactgataaatctttagcaaattaaaaacatatatgaatgagctcccagaagagttcagGGTCCTGCCAGAGGTAATACAATTGTGCGGAGCCTGGAAAATTGAACTATCCCACCAAGCCTTCAGTTGAGACCAATAAAACACCACTGACTAgggccccccagaaaccccctccCTACCACCCGCTGCACCCAACAGATACAGCAGAGGGCAGCTCCTGATTTGGCTGCCCATTAAGCAACAGTTGCACTTTTGGTTATGTAGTTAACGGTTGCATGTTATGCAGGCTGTGATGTTAGAATGTTCATAATGTCATGAGTTCAAAAATTGCCAAttcttattgtaaactgcccagagcggtttccacccattggggaaaccattccaggtccatcaagaaaccctggttgagaaagcctgggctagagtgtcagatgaggatctgggagaccaagccctgtgaagataggttgagggacttggtaatgttcagcctggagaaaaggaggttgagaggggacatgatagctctctttaagtatccgaaaggttgtcacttggaggagggcaggatgctgtttccgttggctgcagaagagaggacacgcagtaatgggtttaaactacaagtacaatgatataggctagatatcaggaaaaaaattttcacagtcagagtagttcagcagtggaataggctgcctaaggaggtggtgagctccccctcactggcagtcttcaagcaaaggttggatacacacttttcttggatgctttaggatgcttagggctgatcctgcgttgagcagggggttgaactagatggcctgtatggccccttccaactctatgattctatgattctagaacgaaactcaaatctccactctaccaaggcactgggtgactttggggcagtcgttcatagaatcatagaatcatagagttggaaggtacctcatgggtcatctagtccaaccccctgcactatgcaggacactcacaaccttatcgctcctccactgtaatctgccaccccatGAGCCtttacaaaatcagcctctccgtcagatggctatctagcccctgtttaaagatttccaaagatggagatctcaccacctcccgaggaagccaccCGAGGAAgttctttctcagcctagcctacctcacacaATAATTGTGATAAATCTAGCCTTTCCTTCACATTATCATGTTCAGgtacaccttagagaccaacgacAGTTTCAGAGCACCTTTCAAGAGCTGAGGGTCTCTGAAACTATTTTCATGAAGGAAGGGAAAATGCCActtaccaccctgagctcctcagaggaaggggGGAATTCAGGTTTTTTTCAAATTAGGTTTACAACTATAAGCCAACCCTGCAACATGATATACCTTGAAGTATTCCAGCAAACCCCGGCAGGTGACTTTAGAACCGTTGATCTCCTTTTCCAAAAGCTGGCTAGGGTCCAGAACAAAAGGGATCAAGTCCTTCAGCTGATCTTTGAATTCATCTGCAATGTCTACCGAAAAGGGAAAGCAAGCAATCAGAGGGTTCAAAAGCTCAAGAGACAACGTGCTTTCTGATCAGAGCACAAGTGTATCTTAAAGGATTCGCCTTAAACAATGGAAGGGAGGAATTTGAAAGAGTGTGGTAATGCTAGGTGAAATCACaaagtaatgggggggggaacagtaaAATTCTCAGAATTTTCAACACTCTGCATAATTCCTCGTTCTTCTCCAGTGGcagcaaaaaaaatcaaataatgatttagaagagttagtttttgtacccccttttttctacccaaaggagtctcaaagcagcttacatttgccttcccttcctctccccacaacagacaccctgtgaggtgggtgaggctgagagagccctgatactactgaagaagagttggttcttatatgccactttctctacctgaaggagtctcaaagcggcttacattcgccttccctttcctctccccacaacagacacgctgtgagtgaggtgagtctgagagagccctgatattactgaagaagaagagttggttcttatatgccactttctctacctgaaggagtctcaaagcggcttacattcgccttccctttcctctccccacaacagacaccctgtgaggtgggtgaggctgagagagccctgatactactgaagaagaagagttggttcttatatgccactttctctacctgaaggagtctcaaagcggcttacaaacaccttccctttcctctccccacaacagacacgctgtgaggtaggtgagactgagagagccctgatatcactgctaggttagaacagctttatcagtgctgtggtgagcccaaggtcacccagctggctgcatgtgggagagcatggattcgaacctggctcaccagattagaagctgccgctcttaaccacgacaccacgctgggtTTGGGGTTGTGTCAGGAGCAAGTTCCTTGCGCCAGGGGAGAGCACTGCCATCAATGGCACAGACCCTTCCAAGCACTGGTTCTGCGCAAACGTCAGTCAGGTACAATCTCCGCACTGACAAACCATAGACAGAGCAGTCGTTCCACTTGCCTACAGACAGGAACGCTGAGCAGAGGCAAAGAGAAAGCAGGAGAGCAGCTGCATACTGCCCCGGGACGTCTAATCACGAGAGAGTGGTAGAGAAGTTGCATAATAAAATGCCACCTTTTGCCTGCAGTGCATCTCAGGTCCCCAACTGCAGTTTGATTTCTAATGGACAGTTTGCACAAAACGAAACATTGgaccttacctgaaggtttcttctcttcagtggggcgaagtcatcctAGGTGGCTAGGTCACgcctctgctcgctcaggtagGTAGGGCAATTGAAATGCAAATTCCTGCCAAGCCTCCTGAGTGACCAGTGAGTGAACTTTCCTGTCTTGCCCAAGGCCTGCTGCATCGTTATGCCTGGACACACTGTTCGCTGTACTGCCGTTCTGCTTGGCTACTTGTTCGCCGCAGTATGCCAGTCCATGCGGCCTCCATGACCCCCTTGGTGAACGTCCTCGCTTGGATGGGAAGTGGACGACTTTGCCCCACACAAGAGAAGTAACCTTCAGGTAAGGTCCAATGtttcgttctccttcagtggggccaaaGTCATGCTAGGGGGATAGCTGTACCCAAGGTCACGCCAGGGTGGGGGACAGTTCCGTCAGTCCCATTCCACCTGTTGTAGCACTCTTGCGGCCGAAGGTCGCATCCGCCAATTCCACCTGGTCAATAAAGGAGTCTTTGACGAAGGTGGGAAATGATGACCATGTGGCCACCTCTGCAGATTTCTCACACAGGAGCTCTAGTGGAGAAAGCTGTGGGTGATTTCCCGGCAGAATCTCACCCTACAACTCGTACGCCTGGTTGACCCGGAAAGTGATGGGTGTGCTGGAAGGCCCCCAGAATCAAGTGGACCACTCAAAGGTCTAGCCAGCTGATGCTGTGTGAACTGGCTTGCGTCGGTTGTCACGATTAACTGGGCCGGCTGTACAAACTCCGTGCCCCCCCTGATGTGGGCAGAGTATGTCCACTAGCGAAGCTTGtctcctagggatgccaggaTCATGACCTTCCTGTTCTGTCTCTTCGCAATATCCTGCTGGTAGGGAAGAAGGGTCCATAGAAGTGGCCAGGCATGAAAACATGCCCAGGGCAGCATGGATATCATCAGGCCGTGTACATCAGATCTACCTCCTTGCTTGCGCAATCTCTCACCACCAGAGATGTGATTTTTGTCTGCTTGTCTATTGGCAGAAAAACCTTTGCCAAGTGTGTGCGTATCCTGGCCCCCCCGAGGGTGATGTCTGTGACAGGCGTGACCTAAAAACCTAGGATGACTTCGACTCCACTGAAGGAGAACTCGAGTTTGTGGTGCTGCTTAGATGGAGCCTGCATCTTTGCACGCAAGGACCgcctgaatcaggggtagtcaaactgcggccctccagatgtccatggactacaattcccaggaggccctgccagcattcgctggcaggggcttctgggaattgtagtccatggacatctggagggccgcagtttgactacccctggcctagatgaatCCGTGGGGCGGGGGCAGTTTGAGCACACAGACCGAGCCCTTACCTTTCAGGCGGCCGTCAAAGTTCGGGCTGGTGGCCAccttgaggccagggtggggcaaGAGGAAGCTGTTGACTTTGGCGAAGCAAGAGTGGATGTGCTTCCGAACGTTCTGGATCTCCTCGTGCTGATGAGATTTCACCTGGAGGGAACGGGAGAGACCAATACGTCATTCTGCACTGGGCTTAaagtattaaaaaaacccaaaacatcaaGTGTTCTGCTTTCCTCCATCCAAAGTGGCCTACATGGGGCGGGGGGTCcaaggacatttatttatttatataatttaatttctacccTGCTCCTCCCGACAAAGTTGActtgaggcagctcacaacaagataaaataaaatataacaatacaagAAAATCACTTTCAAATTAAACCCCCCCAGTAATCACAAGTCTttagctgaggccagggcagtgaggaagatcactggaagatcacgcccccccccgccccgccccccccgcggctggtgttagcacctgggcgttgccagctaggccctctctcctccacaatagtgggtattagtcttgggtgcagagccagtttggtgtagtggttaggattgaggacttctaatctggcatgctgggttcgattctgcgctcctccacatgcagccagctgggtgaccttggactcgccacggcactgataaaactgttctgaccaggcagtgatatcagtgctccctcagcctcacccacctcacagggtgtctgctgtggggagaggaagggaaaggtgattgtaagccgctttgagcctccatcgggtagggaaaagcggcatataagaaccaactcttcttcttcttcttcttcttcttcttcttcttcttcttcttcttcttctttatttatcgCCTGCTGCTATGTATTTGATATTGCGTCCGTTGTCCTTTTAATGGAGGTTTCAataggatttttaatgaggacattgtaacctgccacaagtggcgggcaataaaaaaaataaagaatccCACAGATGGAAGATAAAACACCCATCCCAGTCAAACATTTCACATTTCCAaagcaccttttctttttctttttaggtagactgtttttattttttattttttaatttaa
It contains:
- the ATL3 gene encoding atlastin-3 isoform X2; this encodes MALGKPGPVQIVLVHKEEHSFELDEKALSQVLLQDAIRDLDVVVVSVAGAFRKGKSFLLDFLLRYMYMQKEGGSSNWLGEDNEPLTGFSWRGGSDPETTGIQIWSEVFIVEKPSGKKVAVVLMDTQGAFDSQSTVKDCATIFALSTMTSSVQIYNLSQNIQEDDLQQLQLFTEYGRLAMDEIFLKPFQTLMFLVRDWSFPYEYSYGLEGGRRFLEKRLEVKSHQHEEIQNVRKHIHSCFAKVNSFLLPHPGLKVATSPNFDGRLKDIADEFKDQLKDLIPFVLDPSQLLEKEINGSKVTCRGLLEYFKAYIKIYQGEDLPHPKSMLQATAEANNLAAVASAKDMYYTNMEKLCGGDKPYVSPELLAEKHRMQSTLALQHFQRIKKMGGKEFSQRYEEELVREMEELFEDFSKHNQSKNIFNTFRTPAIIFSGIVSLYLSSSITGYVGLDIVSQLCNVVVGLLLICLLAWGYIRYSGQYRELGVVIDTTAEFVLGMVSSQPNSSAQATQASSSSGTSANDRKSQ
- the ATL3 gene encoding atlastin-3 isoform X1, whose translation is MEGKQKHRRKRSCLAKEGGKRKRGTIRQIYNLSQNIQEDDLQQLQLFTEYGRLAMDEIFLKPFQTLMFLVRDWSFPYEYSYGLEGGRRFLEKRLEVKSHQHEEIQNVRKHIHSCFAKVNSFLLPHPGLKVATSPNFDGRLKDIADEFKDQLKDLIPFVLDPSQLLEKEINGSKVTCRGLLEYFKAYIKIYQGEDLPHPKSMLQATAEANNLAAVASAKDMYYTNMEKLCGGDKPYVSPELLAEKHRMQSTLALQHFQRIKKMGGKEFSQRYEEELVREMEELFEDFSKHNQSKNIFNTFRTPAIIFSGIVSLYLSSSITGYVGLDIVSQLCNVVVGLLLICLLAWGYIRYSGQYRELGVVIDTTAEFVLGMVSSQPNSSAQATQASSSSGTSANDRKSQ